In Urocitellus parryii isolate mUroPar1 unplaced genomic scaffold, mUroPar1.hap1 Scaffold_2595, whole genome shotgun sequence, a single window of DNA contains:
- the LOC144251898 gene encoding vomeronasal type-1 receptor 90-like, giving the protein MAITHLALIHLLMLIIRVFLDIDILGVQDIWNDITCKAIIYLYRLMRSLSVSTTCLLSVLQATTLSPRGSFLAKFKHTSPQRSLWYFLILWVFNMFINVRILVSIGGPSNDTSDVWFSTKFCRVSPTGYYYGILFSLVGILQDVFLLKLMALSSGYMVAFLWRHKKQCQHLHNTRRIAQASPEQRATRTILLLMGSFVVMYFVDCVISSSYSKMQKTDPVRLVFQMLVGNGYATVSAVMLIIPKTK; this is encoded by the coding sequence ATGGCCATCACTCACCTGGCCCTGATTCATCTGCTGATGCTCATAATCAGGGTGTTCCTGGATATAGACATTTTGGGGGTTCAGGATATTTGGAACGACATCACATGTAAAGCCATCATCTACCTGTACAGGCTGATGAGGAGCCTGTCGGTCAGCACCACCTGCCTGCTGAGTGTCCTGCAGGCCACCACCCTCAGCCCCAGAGGATCTTTTCTGGCCAAGTTCAAGCACACATCCCCACAACGCAGTCTGTGGTACTTTCTCATTCTCTGGGTGTTCAACATGTTCATTAATGTTCGTATTTTAGTCTCTATTGGAGGCCCCTCCAATGACACATCAGATGTTTGGTTTTCCACTAAATTTTGCAGGGTTTCCCCCACAGGTTACTATTACGGGATCTTATTTTCCCTGGTAGGAATACTCCAGGACGTCTTTCTTCTCAAGCTCATGGCCCTCTCCAGTGGGTACATGGTGGCTTTCCTTTGGAGGCATAAGAAGCAGTGCCAGCACCTCCACAACACCAGAAGGATTGCACAGGCCTCCCCAGAGCAGAGGGCCACTAGGACCATCCTGCTCCTCATGGGTTCCTTTGTGGTCATGTACTTTGTGGACTGCGTGATCTCCTCCTCTTACAGTAAAATGCAGAAGACGGATCCGGTTCGCCTTGTGTTCCAGATGCTGGTGGGCAACGGCTACGCCACTGTCAGTGCTGTGATGCTCATtataccaaaaaccaaataa